AATTTCATACATACAGCTCCTTCATCTAATGTTGCGATTCTTTCAACTTTAATAAAGAAAATAAAGTTTCCTTCCTCTATTGTACTCAAAGGAAGATCAATAGTAAATTGAAGCGCTTATAAATAAGTACTCTTTCTTTATAAAATTTGGTAAACTAGAACTGTAAGTTAAACATAAAGAATAGGCTCAAAAAATAAATGAAATGAGGCAATTTAATGAAAAAAATTGGTATTATTGGTTTAGGTGGTATTTCTCAAAAAGCTTATTTACCTGTTATGATGGCAATGGGACAAGAAGTAGAATGGCATTTATATACACGAAATCAAGAAAGACTAACAGAAATTAGCCAACAATATCGTGTTGAACATACCTATCCAAGCATTGAAGCCTTAATTGAAAGTGGAATAACCGCAGCTTTTGTGCATACTGCCACTGAAACTCATGGTGCGATTATTCGCCAATTACTAGAGCATAATCTTCATGTTTATGTAGATAAACCAATCAGTGAGAATATAGCTGAAGTAAAAGAATTGATTCAGTTGGCTGAAAGTAAAAATTTACAGCTAGTGACTGGTTTCAACCGTCGTTTTGCACCAATGGTTCAAAAATTAAAAGCTGTACCTAATAAAAATATGGTTTTCGTCCAAAAAAATAAAGAAAATGGTGGCGGTAGTGTCGAACGTGGAATTTATGATATGTTTATTCATGTTTTGGATACAGCTACGTATTTATTAGATGAACCTATTCTAAAAAGCAGCTATCATCTAGTTGAAGAAAAAGGTCAGTTGAAAAATTGTATCATGCAGCTAATTACAGCTAGTACAGTTTGTGTTGCTTCGATGAATTATGTTTCAGGAGCTAATTCTGAAGTAATGGAAGTCATGTCACCAACTGGAACGCATCGCGTATTGAATCTGACGGAGTATTCAAGTAATGAACTAGGAAAAGAGATGATCCAACACTTTGGAGATTGGACTCCAACTCTAGAAAAACGAGGATTTGCTCCTTTAATTCGTGAATTTATTTCTGGATTATCGACAGGTGAACAACCAGTAAGTACTGAATCTGCTTATATTAGCCATCAACTATGCCATCAAATTGTGATGGGTGACATTAAACATACTCTATAGAATAGAAATAGTTATTAGTGAATTTGCTAATAACTATTTTTATTAGACTAGCTTTTTTACATGCTAGCTCTTATGAGCCAACTCCTCGAGAAAAAGATAAAAATTCGAGATGGCAAAAAGCGCCATATCAATTTTTCCTATTTTCTTATCGGAGCTAAGCGGCTCAACGAGCTTTTTTTACATAAAAGTTTATCAAATGTTTATACTTATTTTAGGTGAGATTTATGTCTAATTGGTATGCTAAAGAGGTAGATTAACTAATTAATTTTAAACTTTATGTTAGGATAGATAAAAAGAGGAACTTAAACAAGGAGGTTCGGGATGACGATAAAAATGCGGTTTTTAATTTCTTATTTAGGCGGCATCATTGTGACGCTATTGTCTTTATTTTTAATTAGCTCAATCACACTTTTTGTTGTAACAGGGAGTGTTCCATCACCCAATAATTTATATAAAATGATTACCAGAGAACGTTCATTAAGTCTTGAGGAAGAAGGGGCTTTTTTAGAACTACGTTTATTGGCAAAAAATGAACCAGATAGCTTAAAAAATTTAGAGAATCCTGAATTAGTAAAAATTATTCAAGAAATTGAAAAGCAGAATTTAGCAGTTGTTATTCGTCAAGGCGAGGATATTTCTTATTATTCTAATGGACTTGTTGAAAAATCGCTTTTGGCTCATTTCCCAATATATGAACCCAATAATTTAAAAGTTAATGGTACGATTGATAATGCTGGTCGCTTATATCGCTACATGAAATTTGATTTTAAAGACAGTAGTCAGATGGCTAA
This Carnobacterium maltaromaticum DSM 20342 DNA region includes the following protein-coding sequences:
- a CDS encoding Gfo/Idh/MocA family protein, whose translation is MKKIGIIGLGGISQKAYLPVMMAMGQEVEWHLYTRNQERLTEISQQYRVEHTYPSIEALIESGITAAFVHTATETHGAIIRQLLEHNLHVYVDKPISENIAEVKELIQLAESKNLQLVTGFNRRFAPMVQKLKAVPNKNMVFVQKNKENGGGSVERGIYDMFIHVLDTATYLLDEPILKSSYHLVEEKGQLKNCIMQLITASTVCVASMNYVSGANSEVMEVMSPTGTHRVLNLTEYSSNELGKEMIQHFGDWTPTLEKRGFAPLIREFISGLSTGEQPVSTESAYISHQLCHQIVMGDIKHTL